A part of Microbacterium terregens genomic DNA contains:
- a CDS encoding helix-turn-helix domain-containing protein: protein MSRRVEEFRGLAQASRVRLLAEVQRTPGLLLRELAERTGLHENTVRDHLIVLEDGGLIARRTVHTGTRGRPPATYHPVTAPGTNREAERRIERAAQHGDLLRRIEPAMGREDLDPDTLHQLDTLYEHLDDAGLQPDLDDVNLQIELVPCPYYDLIDRDPSLVCRVHSQLIRDVLAQVPGRVGLTLLEPFRTHDRCRVHLEVSTLSVSEESGLPSGARVAQHPGDHERTCADEHEQPQPEGV from the coding sequence GTGTCAAGGAGGGTCGAAGAGTTCCGCGGGCTCGCTCAGGCGAGCCGCGTGCGACTCCTGGCGGAGGTCCAGCGAACTCCCGGGCTGCTGCTCCGCGAACTGGCCGAGCGGACGGGCTTGCACGAGAACACCGTGCGCGACCACCTGATCGTCCTCGAGGACGGGGGTCTCATCGCCCGACGCACCGTCCACACGGGAACGCGCGGCCGGCCGCCGGCGACGTATCATCCCGTCACGGCACCAGGCACGAATCGCGAGGCCGAACGTCGCATCGAACGCGCGGCGCAGCATGGTGATCTGCTGCGTCGGATCGAGCCCGCCATGGGCCGTGAGGACCTCGACCCTGACACGCTCCACCAACTCGACACCCTGTACGAGCACCTCGATGACGCCGGTCTGCAGCCTGACCTCGACGACGTGAACCTTCAGATCGAGCTCGTCCCCTGCCCGTACTACGACCTCATCGACCGGGATCCATCACTGGTGTGCCGCGTCCATTCGCAGCTCATCCGCGACGTGCTGGCGCAGGTGCCCGGGCGGGTCGGCCTCACTCTCCTGGAGCCGTTCCGCACCCACGACCGGTGCCGCGTCCATCTCGAGGTGAGCACGCTGTCGGTCTCCGAGGAGAGCGGGCTACCGAGTGGCGCGCGCGTCGCGCAGCATCCCGGCGACCACGAGCGCACCTGCGCCGACGAGCACGAGCAGCCACAGCCCGAGGGCGTATGA
- a CDS encoding SseB family protein, with protein MALFSKRTNSDGNDGPGAESGDATATQPSRDAATDAAASVGISVSSYRGMGAQPAPAAPAGAAAATESVPGIKDNVVLREALAALSESPSVADILGVARQLLQGHLFLRVKGDARELLAAGKDLPVAVVTLNGKQFVLAYSSGTALRASIKADKELGTSAMGQPVRSVIRYVLAGTYAGIVVDHASAPARAVIPRELLEKLVEQGDPTFEVKTLLSAERTPATASELADTLTRAKFWVAVNTSPGGQVGVAEARTVDGDRLLELYSHPLEVASQQRGDRAAPMTAPQLAAALQADQGLAGVIVDPGGPWMRLSRAELAPILALPA; from the coding sequence ATGGCTCTGTTCTCAAAGCGGACGAACTCAGACGGCAACGACGGCCCAGGGGCGGAGTCCGGCGACGCGACAGCCACGCAGCCCTCGCGTGATGCGGCCACGGATGCCGCGGCATCCGTCGGCATCTCCGTCTCGTCGTACCGCGGGATGGGCGCGCAGCCCGCGCCCGCAGCCCCTGCCGGGGCGGCTGCCGCGACCGAGTCGGTGCCCGGCATCAAGGACAACGTCGTGCTGCGCGAAGCGCTCGCCGCCCTGTCCGAGTCGCCCTCGGTCGCCGACATCCTCGGCGTCGCCCGGCAGCTGCTGCAGGGACACCTGTTCCTGCGGGTCAAAGGCGACGCCCGCGAGCTTCTCGCGGCGGGCAAGGACCTGCCGGTCGCGGTGGTCACGCTGAACGGCAAGCAGTTCGTCCTCGCGTACAGCAGCGGAACGGCGCTGCGTGCGAGCATCAAGGCCGACAAAGAGCTGGGCACGTCCGCGATGGGCCAGCCGGTGCGTTCGGTCATCCGCTACGTGCTCGCGGGCACGTACGCCGGGATCGTCGTCGATCACGCGTCGGCGCCGGCGCGCGCGGTGATCCCGCGGGAGCTGCTCGAGAAGCTCGTGGAGCAGGGCGATCCGACGTTCGAGGTCAAGACGCTGCTGTCCGCAGAGCGCACCCCCGCGACGGCGTCGGAGCTGGCGGACACCCTGACGCGTGCGAAGTTCTGGGTCGCGGTGAACACGTCGCCCGGGGGACAGGTCGGCGTCGCCGAGGCGCGCACCGTCGACGGCGACCGGTTGCTCGAGCTGTACTCGCATCCCCTCGAGGTGGCCTCGCAGCAACGCGGCGACCGGGCCGCGCCGATGACCGCGCCCCAGCTTGCGGCAGCCTTGCAGGCCGACCAGGGCCTGGCCGGCGTGATCGTCGACCCGGGCGGTCCGTGGATGCGTCTTTCGCGCGCTGAACTCGCGCCGATCCTGGCGCTGCCCGCCTGA
- a CDS encoding DUF6457 domain-containing protein, giving the protein MNERLPPEALDAWAKALRERFGRGPDDIPIPLILALASDVAVGVARPAAPLSAFVARLVACNVIHVRTPHRAGR; this is encoded by the coding sequence ATGAACGAGAGGCTGCCCCCCGAGGCACTGGACGCGTGGGCAAAGGCCCTCCGCGAGCGCTTCGGGCGTGGTCCCGATGACATCCCGATCCCTTTGATCCTCGCTCTGGCGAGCGATGTCGCGGTAGGGGTGGCGCGGCCGGCGGCTCCGCTCAGCGCATTCGTCGCCAGATTGGTGGCGTGCAACGTGATCCACGTACGCACCCCGCACCGAGCCGGAAGATGA
- a CDS encoding SRPBCC family protein → MSNPVVIDATPGQSYADITREFEAPAVAVFRAHADPEFFKSWIGPRGYETRITDWDFRTGGGYRFEQGGEEGTFGFRGVFHTVRENELIIQTFEYEGAPDEISVDVIRFEELPGGRSRIVDHSVFASVDALETMMQQGMEVGMREGYEQLDELLAAGR, encoded by the coding sequence ATGAGCAATCCCGTCGTCATCGATGCGACTCCCGGTCAGTCGTACGCCGACATCACGCGCGAGTTCGAGGCCCCGGCGGTCGCCGTCTTCCGCGCCCACGCCGACCCCGAGTTCTTCAAGAGCTGGATCGGTCCGCGCGGCTATGAGACCCGCATCACGGATTGGGACTTCCGCACCGGCGGCGGCTACCGGTTCGAGCAGGGCGGTGAGGAAGGCACGTTCGGATTCCGCGGCGTGTTCCACACCGTGCGCGAGAACGAACTGATCATCCAGACCTTCGAGTACGAGGGCGCACCCGACGAGATCAGCGTCGACGTGATCCGGTTCGAAGAGCTGCCGGGCGGACGCTCGCGCATCGTCGACCACAGTGTCTTCGCGAGCGTCGATGCCCTCGAGACCATGATGCAGCAAGGCATGGAGGTGGGCATGCGCGAGGGCTACGAGCAGCTCGACGAATTGCTCGCAGCGGGCCGGTGA
- a CDS encoding ATP-dependent helicase has protein sequence MIIVGGERGPQQGDAPTGARPDEDLLVGLNPPQREAVIYRGPALLIIAGAGSGKTSVLTRRVASLLRTKEAWPSQILAITFTNKAAGEMRERVAQLVGDRAQGMWISTFHSACVRILRREAEQFGFTKSFTIYDSGDSRALIKRLVKEHEADAFGLTPASTQSRISKLKNELSDAESYARSANMNDPAERKFVDVFTDYQRALQRANAFDFDDLIGQTVYLFRAFPQVADTYRRRFRHILVDEYQDTNHAQYALIHELTRPIGSDAPPIAAGGGMMIFEPDPADDPDRAPASLTVVGDSDQSIYAFRGADIRNISEFERDYPGAKVVLLEQNYRSTQNILSAANAVIGNNFDRKDKKLWTDVGAGEKIVGFTGYSQHDEAQFVADEVDTLRRGGIDYSQIAVFYRTNSQSRALEEIFIRSAVPYKIMGGTKFYERAEIKDALAYLVAVSNPADEMALRRIINRPRRGIGDVTVEAISRYAANEQITFRDALANASALGVGPKMQAAIAHLDAVLAEATDVMLPATGELAPPTAVADGLQLLLAKTGYTDALRASRDAQDEARVENLDELVAVAREFARNNPEGTVIDFLAEVQLVSDADDLEDASGSVSLMTMHTAKGLEYDAVFVTGVEEDLIPHRISAGEPGGPQEERRLFYVGITRARKRLYLSLAMTRAQFGEISVAMPSRFLQEIPTDLIHWRQSPGDVNSRGGMQSRALNARRSGGPSSSGTRYGDDLVPKSTSIDRFANRIPAKVRDNGDLQLASGDRIKHDDFGEGRVDAVTGEGAKRVAHVRFDTAGPKKLLIKIAPIEKIQ, from the coding sequence ATGATCATCGTCGGCGGCGAACGCGGCCCGCAGCAGGGCGACGCTCCGACCGGCGCCCGTCCCGACGAAGACCTGCTGGTGGGCCTGAACCCTCCCCAGCGCGAAGCGGTCATCTACCGTGGTCCCGCCCTGCTGATCATCGCCGGTGCGGGCTCGGGCAAGACCAGCGTGCTCACGCGCCGGGTCGCCAGCCTGCTGCGCACGAAAGAGGCGTGGCCGAGCCAGATCCTGGCGATCACCTTCACGAACAAGGCTGCGGGCGAGATGCGAGAGCGGGTCGCCCAACTGGTCGGCGATCGCGCCCAGGGCATGTGGATCTCGACGTTCCACTCCGCGTGCGTGCGGATCCTCCGCCGCGAAGCCGAGCAGTTCGGGTTCACCAAGTCGTTCACGATCTACGACTCCGGCGACTCGCGCGCGCTCATCAAGCGGCTCGTCAAGGAGCACGAGGCGGACGCCTTCGGGCTGACCCCCGCGAGCACGCAGAGTCGCATCTCCAAACTCAAGAACGAGCTGTCGGATGCCGAGTCCTACGCGCGTTCGGCGAACATGAACGATCCGGCCGAACGCAAATTCGTCGACGTCTTCACCGACTATCAGCGCGCGCTGCAGCGGGCCAACGCGTTCGACTTCGACGACCTGATCGGCCAGACGGTGTACCTGTTCCGCGCCTTCCCCCAAGTCGCGGACACCTACCGTCGTCGCTTCCGTCACATCCTCGTCGACGAGTACCAGGACACGAACCACGCGCAGTACGCGCTGATCCACGAGCTCACCCGGCCGATCGGATCCGACGCACCGCCCATCGCCGCAGGCGGCGGCATGATGATCTTCGAACCCGACCCCGCGGACGACCCCGACCGGGCACCGGCATCCCTCACCGTCGTGGGTGATTCCGACCAGTCGATCTACGCGTTCCGCGGCGCCGACATCAGGAACATCAGCGAATTCGAACGCGACTACCCGGGTGCGAAGGTCGTGCTGCTCGAGCAGAACTACCGCTCGACCCAGAACATCCTGAGCGCCGCGAACGCCGTCATCGGCAACAACTTCGACCGCAAGGACAAGAAGCTGTGGACCGACGTCGGCGCCGGCGAGAAGATCGTCGGCTTCACGGGCTACTCGCAGCACGACGAGGCGCAGTTCGTCGCTGACGAGGTCGACACCCTCCGCCGCGGCGGGATCGACTACTCGCAGATCGCCGTGTTCTACCGCACGAACTCGCAGAGCCGTGCGCTCGAGGAGATCTTCATCCGCTCCGCGGTGCCCTACAAGATCATGGGCGGCACGAAGTTCTACGAGCGCGCCGAGATCAAGGATGCGCTGGCCTATCTGGTCGCCGTCTCCAACCCCGCCGACGAGATGGCGCTGCGTCGCATCATCAACCGGCCGCGCCGGGGGATCGGCGATGTGACCGTCGAGGCGATCTCGCGGTACGCCGCGAACGAGCAGATCACCTTCCGCGATGCGCTCGCGAACGCGTCGGCGCTCGGCGTCGGCCCCAAGATGCAGGCCGCCATCGCGCACCTGGACGCGGTGCTGGCCGAAGCCACGGACGTGATGCTTCCCGCGACCGGAGAGCTCGCGCCGCCCACGGCGGTCGCCGACGGACTGCAGCTGCTGCTGGCCAAGACCGGGTACACCGATGCCCTGCGCGCGAGCCGCGACGCGCAGGACGAGGCCCGGGTCGAGAACCTCGACGAGCTGGTGGCCGTGGCCCGCGAGTTCGCGCGCAACAACCCCGAGGGCACGGTGATCGATTTCCTCGCGGAGGTGCAGCTCGTGTCCGACGCTGACGACCTCGAGGACGCCTCGGGCTCGGTGTCGCTCATGACGATGCACACCGCGAAGGGGCTCGAGTACGACGCCGTGTTCGTGACCGGCGTCGAAGAGGACCTCATTCCGCACCGCATCTCCGCGGGGGAGCCGGGCGGTCCGCAAGAGGAGCGGCGCCTCTTCTACGTCGGCATCACGCGCGCCCGCAAGCGCCTCTACCTCTCCCTGGCCATGACCCGCGCGCAGTTCGGCGAGATCTCGGTCGCGATGCCCAGCCGGTTCCTGCAGGAGATCCCCACCGACCTCATCCATTGGCGCCAGTCGCCCGGCGACGTCAACTCGCGCGGAGGCATGCAGTCACGGGCCTTGAACGCACGACGCTCCGGCGGCCCCAGCAGTTCCGGCACGCGCTATGGCGACGATCTGGTGCCGAAGTCGACCTCGATCGACCGCTTCGCGAACCGCATCCCGGCGAAAGTGCGGGACAACGGCGACCTTCAGCTCGCCTCGGGCGACCGCATCAAGCATGACGACTTCGGCGAGGGACGGGTGGATGCCGTCACCGGCGAGGGCGCGAAGCGCGTCGCCCACGTGCGCTTCGACACGGCCGGCCCGAAGAAGCTCCTGATCAAGATCGCGCCGATCGAGAAGATCCAGTAA
- a CDS encoding peptidoglycan recognition family protein has protein sequence MQQPRTPPSVVRRPARARRLIILAIAACVAAIALMLATTPSNTGDPEGLAQYEPVYPRAVMGLEAPLGFTDCAAPRVRSGRDHAGDDQHAVTPKIDRFVIHHTGALDDQLDYFSSCNDRSSAPTFYVRTDGSVYELIRPGAKPASTGPDWNWRSLAVETLDSTGAPDYDVTNAQIEELAQMIAWLATFDGGSLDGVPVPFTIDREHVVSHREALPGTECPGDFLQGRLDQIVERARQIYDEDR, from the coding sequence ATGCAACAGCCCCGCACGCCCCCCTCGGTCGTCAGACGTCCGGCCCGCGCCCGGCGACTCATCATCCTCGCGATCGCCGCGTGCGTCGCGGCGATCGCCCTCATGCTCGCGACGACCCCCTCGAACACGGGCGACCCCGAAGGGCTGGCGCAGTACGAGCCCGTCTACCCCCGCGCGGTGATGGGGCTCGAAGCGCCCCTCGGGTTCACGGACTGCGCTGCGCCCCGCGTGCGGAGCGGACGCGACCACGCAGGCGACGATCAGCACGCCGTGACTCCCAAGATCGACCGGTTCGTGATCCATCACACCGGCGCGCTCGACGACCAGCTGGACTACTTCTCGTCGTGCAACGACCGCTCCTCCGCTCCCACCTTCTACGTGCGGACGGACGGGTCGGTCTACGAGTTGATCCGGCCCGGCGCGAAGCCCGCATCGACCGGACCGGACTGGAACTGGCGGTCGCTGGCCGTGGAGACACTGGATTCCACCGGCGCGCCGGACTACGACGTGACGAACGCGCAGATCGAAGAGCTCGCGCAGATGATCGCGTGGTTGGCCACGTTCGACGGCGGAAGCCTGGACGGGGTGCCGGTGCCATTCACCATCGACCGCGAGCACGTCGTCAGCCACCGGGAGGCACTCCCAGGAACCGAATGCCCCGGCGACTTCCTGCAGGGGCGGCTGGATCAGATCGTCGAGCGCGCGCGGCAGATCTATGACGAGGATCGGTAG
- a CDS encoding SulP family inorganic anion transporter, with the protein MKAAARTLRRWIPGVATALDYKRAWLWPDIRSGLVLTALLIPAGMGYAQAAGLPAYTGLYATIVPLLAYAVFGPSRILVIGPDSALAPIIAAAVIPLALGDEGRAVALAGLLAILVGGILIAAGALRLGIVTDLLSKPIRIGYLNAIALIVIVSQVPKLLGFTIGSGGALADVAGIGSAIADGRINVPSAALGVGSIAIMVVFRLVWGGRIPGVFVAVAGAMILTAALGLDEAVAVVGAMPQGLPAPALGGLEWADVAALAVPAVGVALIAFADTGVLSRTLAARRGETVSGSREMAGLGIANVAGGLFGGFPISGSTSRTPVAEAAGARSQLAGVIGAVLVLGFMLLIPGVTRFLPESVLAAVVIMAVVTLIDIPGVIRLFRVDLVDALLSLGSFLGVFLVGVLEGIAVAIGLSFLAVVLHSWRPYRAELGRIPGVRGYHDRVRNPEAERIPGIVIVRWDAPLFFANAGIFDDWVRAVVNRAQADAAPGAPPITTVIVAAEPITDIDTTAMDELIDLDEYLSQQGIELVLAEAKGPVRDLMRRHGLGERFPTDRFPPTVGAAVDAETGRLRSDIGDVGDPADDEGSPDPRDA; encoded by the coding sequence GTGAAGGCCGCCGCGCGGACGCTGCGCCGTTGGATTCCGGGGGTCGCCACGGCCCTCGACTACAAACGCGCGTGGCTGTGGCCCGATATCCGCTCGGGGCTCGTCCTGACTGCGCTGCTCATCCCAGCCGGCATGGGATATGCGCAGGCCGCCGGCCTTCCCGCATACACCGGCCTGTACGCCACGATCGTCCCGCTCCTGGCGTACGCGGTCTTCGGGCCGTCGCGGATCCTGGTTATCGGGCCGGACTCCGCGCTCGCCCCGATCATCGCCGCCGCAGTCATCCCGCTTGCCCTCGGCGACGAGGGCCGCGCCGTCGCTCTCGCCGGGCTCCTCGCGATCCTGGTCGGAGGCATCCTCATCGCCGCCGGCGCGCTCCGACTCGGGATCGTGACGGATCTGCTCTCCAAGCCGATTCGCATCGGCTACCTCAACGCCATCGCGCTGATCGTCATCGTCTCGCAGGTTCCGAAGCTCCTCGGCTTCACGATCGGGTCCGGTGGAGCTCTTGCAGATGTCGCCGGCATCGGCTCAGCCATCGCGGATGGTCGCATCAACGTGCCGTCGGCGGCGTTAGGGGTCGGCTCGATCGCGATCATGGTCGTGTTCCGCCTCGTGTGGGGCGGTCGGATCCCCGGCGTCTTCGTCGCCGTGGCCGGCGCCATGATCCTCACCGCCGCTCTCGGACTCGATGAGGCCGTCGCCGTGGTCGGCGCGATGCCGCAAGGGCTCCCCGCGCCGGCGCTGGGCGGACTGGAATGGGCGGACGTCGCCGCACTGGCGGTTCCCGCCGTCGGGGTTGCGCTCATCGCGTTCGCCGACACGGGCGTGCTCTCGCGCACCCTCGCGGCGCGGCGCGGCGAGACCGTCAGCGGCAGCCGCGAGATGGCCGGCCTCGGCATCGCCAACGTCGCGGGCGGCCTGTTCGGCGGGTTCCCGATCTCGGGTTCGACCTCGCGCACGCCGGTCGCCGAAGCTGCGGGCGCCCGTTCGCAGCTGGCCGGCGTGATCGGCGCTGTCCTCGTGCTGGGGTTCATGCTGCTGATCCCCGGCGTCACCCGGTTCCTCCCAGAGTCCGTGCTCGCGGCGGTCGTGATCATGGCTGTGGTCACCCTCATCGACATCCCCGGCGTGATCCGGTTGTTCCGCGTCGACCTCGTGGATGCCCTGCTCTCGCTCGGCTCCTTCCTGGGTGTGTTCCTCGTCGGCGTGCTCGAGGGCATCGCCGTCGCAATCGGCCTGTCGTTCCTGGCCGTCGTGCTGCACTCATGGCGGCCCTACCGCGCGGAACTCGGGCGCATTCCGGGCGTCCGCGGGTACCACGACCGCGTGCGCAACCCCGAGGCCGAGCGCATCCCCGGAATCGTGATCGTGCGGTGGGACGCGCCCCTCTTCTTCGCCAACGCGGGCATCTTCGATGATTGGGTGCGTGCGGTGGTCAACAGAGCGCAGGCGGATGCCGCACCCGGCGCCCCTCCGATCACCACCGTCATCGTCGCAGCCGAGCCGATCACCGACATCGACACGACCGCGATGGACGAGCTGATCGATCTCGACGAATACCTCTCGCAGCAGGGCATCGAGCTCGTCTTGGCCGAGGCGAAGGGGCCGGTGCGGGATCTCATGCGCCGGCACGGGCTGGGTGAGCGGTTCCCAACAGACCGGTTCCCACCCACGGTCGGCGCCGCCGTCGACGCCGAGACGGGCCGACTCCGCAGCGACATCGGTGACGTCGGAGACCCCGCGGACGACGAGGGTTCTCCGGACCCCCGCGACGCGTGA
- a CDS encoding ABC transporter permease gives MTTQIRTSPDTAVRANPARDTWNVLTRELKPVVRDPFTLIFSLVQPLVFLGLFAPLLIGSSGQPVGETLQWFVPGVLVMIVLFGTGATGSNLQYEMMTGSHERTLVAPLSRSSLLVGRALKEIAPIVVQALIIVLIAWPFGFTINLPGLVIGLALLAVFGVGLGALSYTLALKTKDREWLFWGVQQTLIFPLLILSGMLLPLDEGPVWMRAVSTVNPVNWVVQAERALFAGELGDITVLWGWVAALVLAALGLWAGVRAIRNSS, from the coding sequence ATGACCACTCAGATCCGGACCAGCCCCGACACGGCGGTGCGTGCCAACCCCGCGCGCGACACCTGGAACGTGCTGACGCGGGAACTCAAGCCGGTCGTCCGCGACCCGTTCACGCTGATCTTCAGCCTCGTGCAGCCGCTCGTGTTCCTGGGTCTGTTCGCGCCGCTGCTCATCGGCTCGTCAGGGCAGCCGGTCGGGGAGACGCTGCAGTGGTTCGTGCCGGGCGTGCTCGTGATGATCGTGCTGTTCGGCACCGGCGCGACCGGCTCGAACCTGCAGTACGAGATGATGACCGGATCGCACGAGCGCACGCTGGTGGCGCCGCTGTCGCGGTCGTCGCTGCTGGTGGGCCGTGCGCTCAAAGAGATCGCGCCGATCGTGGTGCAGGCGCTGATCATCGTGCTGATCGCGTGGCCATTCGGGTTCACCATCAACCTGCCGGGATTGGTCATCGGACTCGCGCTGCTGGCGGTGTTCGGTGTCGGGCTCGGGGCACTCTCTTATACGCTCGCGCTGAAGACGAAGGATCGCGAGTGGCTGTTCTGGGGAGTGCAGCAGACGCTCATCTTCCCGCTGCTGATCCTGTCGGGCATGCTGCTGCCCCTCGATGAGGGGCCGGTCTGGATGCGGGCGGTCTCGACCGTGAACCCGGTCAACTGGGTGGTGCAGGCGGAGCGGGCGCTGTTCGCCGGGGAGCTCGGTGATATCACGGTGCTGTGGGGGTGGGTCGCCGCCCTGGTGCTGGCCGCCCTCGGGCTGTGGGCCGGCGTCCGGGCGATCCGCAACAGCAGCTGA
- a CDS encoding ATP-binding cassette domain-containing protein, giving the protein MANTPIIEAQGLTKRFSVKKKTVEAVTDLTFRVDRGELVAFLGPNGAGKSTSLRMLTTLIPPTAGTAHVVGYDILQRPADVRARIGYVGQLTSGSFSQRVRDELLSQGAFYGMPSSASAKRADELIESLDLGSFSTRTVQQLSGGQKRRLDIALGLMHAPPLLFLDEPSTGLDPQSRANLWQHILDLRAEHGTTVFLTTHYLEEADRYAERVMVMDKGRVIADDTAARLKANLAGDLLTFGFASPEDADRAVAVVRQLTDREVRREGPASVALTAPDGDALLPSAVRALDAAGIRVTRAAGVPPTLDDVFLALTGRTLREAGEGGPAEEEETPSDADQDAGASRSTGAAASVTTGAER; this is encoded by the coding sequence ATGGCGAACACACCGATCATCGAAGCACAGGGGCTGACCAAGCGCTTCTCCGTGAAGAAGAAGACCGTCGAAGCCGTGACCGACCTGACGTTCCGGGTCGACCGCGGCGAACTCGTCGCCTTCCTCGGGCCGAACGGGGCGGGCAAGTCGACGAGCCTCCGCATGCTGACCACGCTCATCCCTCCGACGGCCGGCACGGCGCACGTCGTCGGCTACGACATCCTCCAGCGTCCCGCCGATGTGCGAGCCCGCATCGGCTACGTGGGACAGCTCACCAGCGGCAGCTTCTCGCAGCGCGTGCGCGACGAGCTGCTCAGTCAGGGCGCCTTCTACGGGATGCCGAGCTCGGCGTCGGCGAAACGGGCCGATGAGCTCATCGAGTCACTCGACCTCGGCAGCTTCTCCACGCGGACCGTGCAGCAGCTCAGCGGCGGCCAGAAGCGCAGGCTCGACATCGCGCTCGGGCTCATGCACGCGCCGCCGCTGCTGTTCCTCGACGAGCCATCGACGGGGCTCGATCCGCAGAGCCGCGCCAATCTCTGGCAGCACATCCTCGATCTGCGCGCCGAGCACGGCACGACGGTGTTCCTCACCACGCACTACCTCGAGGAGGCCGACCGCTACGCCGAGCGAGTGATGGTGATGGACAAGGGCCGCGTGATCGCCGACGACACCGCTGCACGCCTCAAGGCCAACCTCGCCGGGGATCTTCTGACGTTCGGCTTCGCCTCGCCGGAGGATGCCGATCGCGCCGTCGCCGTCGTGCGGCAGCTCACCGATCGTGAGGTCCGGCGTGAGGGTCCGGCATCCGTCGCCCTGACCGCGCCGGACGGCGACGCCCTGCTTCCCTCGGCGGTGCGCGCTCTGGATGCCGCGGGCATTCGCGTGACCCGCGCCGCGGGAGTCCCGCCCACCCTCGACGACGTGTTCCTCGCGTTGACCGGCCGGACGCTGCGCGAAGCCGGCGAGGGCGGGCCCGCCGAAGAGGAAGAGACCCCGTCCGACGCCGATCAGGATGCGGGGGCGTCCCGCAGCACCGGCGCCGCGGCATCCGTCACGACAGGAGCAGAACGATGA
- a CDS encoding metalloregulator ArsR/SmtB family transcription factor, whose translation MTDAALDRAFAALSDPVRRAIVARLSRGPATLGELAEPFAITLQAVSRHISVLEDAGLVWRTREAQRRPVHLDAAALARLTSWIDRYRLDAEAAYARLDAVLAASGSDITHTNKE comes from the coding sequence ATGACGGATGCTGCGCTCGACAGGGCGTTCGCAGCCCTCTCCGACCCGGTGCGCCGCGCGATCGTGGCACGCCTGAGTCGTGGGCCTGCAACGCTCGGTGAGCTGGCCGAGCCGTTCGCCATCACCCTCCAGGCGGTCTCGAGGCACATCAGCGTCCTCGAGGACGCGGGACTTGTGTGGCGAACGCGGGAGGCCCAGCGTCGTCCGGTTCATCTCGATGCGGCAGCCCTCGCCCGGCTCACCTCGTGGATCGACCGGTACCGGCTCGACGCCGAAGCCGCCTACGCGCGCCTCGACGCCGTGCTGGCGGCATCCGGAAGTGACATCACCCACACGAACAAGGAGTAG
- a CDS encoding YafY family protein yields MSDTTTRALSLLNLLQTHRHWPGSELAERLGVTERTVRRDVERLRELGYRIESTPGVAGGYRLEAGSAVPPLLLNDEEAVAMAIGLRVAAAQRLVGGPETTLTALAKLEQVLPAPLRRRVTALADAVQPTGIRTGEAVSTEVLGELALACRDHERVRFTYTAASGEISHRRVEPYTLAPADRHWYLLCWDVERNDWRTFRVDRVNDILHTRVLFEPRELTPEQVEEFIRVARSWVRTAVETDIVMDLPFDAIREAFGQWGQGATVEDERRTRWPVGGQDFRETMYGMAWVPAGVEYTTDLAEPARSELRETLERMLRALNAAPPPIPSTRK; encoded by the coding sequence ATGTCGGATACGACCACACGCGCCCTGTCGCTCTTGAACCTGCTGCAGACGCATCGCCACTGGCCGGGGAGCGAACTGGCCGAGCGACTGGGTGTCACCGAGCGCACCGTCCGCCGAGATGTCGAACGACTGCGCGAACTCGGCTACCGCATCGAGTCGACGCCCGGCGTCGCGGGCGGCTACCGACTCGAGGCCGGCAGCGCTGTACCTCCCCTGCTGCTCAACGACGAGGAGGCCGTCGCAATGGCCATCGGGCTGCGGGTGGCCGCCGCCCAGCGGCTCGTCGGCGGGCCCGAGACGACCCTGACCGCCCTCGCGAAGCTCGAGCAGGTGCTTCCGGCTCCGCTGCGACGGCGGGTCACCGCCCTCGCCGATGCCGTCCAGCCGACCGGGATCCGCACCGGCGAGGCCGTCTCGACAGAGGTGCTCGGTGAACTCGCACTGGCCTGCCGTGACCACGAGCGCGTGCGCTTCACGTATACCGCGGCATCCGGAGAGATCTCGCACCGTCGCGTCGAGCCGTACACGCTGGCGCCCGCCGACCGGCACTGGTACCTGCTGTGCTGGGACGTCGAGCGCAACGACTGGCGGACTTTCCGCGTCGACCGGGTGAACGACATCCTCCACACCCGCGTTCTCTTCGAGCCGCGCGAGCTCACGCCGGAGCAGGTCGAGGAGTTCATCCGCGTCGCTCGTTCGTGGGTGCGCACAGCGGTGGAGACCGACATTGTCATGGACCTGCCGTTCGACGCGATACGCGAGGCGTTCGGCCAATGGGGTCAGGGCGCGACCGTCGAGGACGAACGCCGGACGAGGTGGCCGGTCGGCGGTCAGGACTTCCGCGAGACCATGTACGGCATGGCGTGGGTCCCCGCCGGAGTGGAGTACACCACCGACCTCGCCGAACCCGCGCGGTCAGAGCTGCGCGAGACGCTCGAGCGGATGCTGCGCGCTCTGAATGCCGCTCCCCCACCGATACCCTCGACGCGCAAGTGA